Part of the Denticeps clupeoides chromosome 3, fDenClu1.1, whole genome shotgun sequence genome, CTCTCTGCCTTTTAAGcttctgtgtgcgtgtgtgtaaatgtctCCATTTCCAAAGGAGCTCTCGTCAGACCACCTCATTAAGAGTAAGTGACCAAAAATTCCTGAAGAGCAGGAAGTATTCTGTGCACATCCGGTAAGGCTCCATGCCCAAACTCAGAATGTACACCACTGTTTATGAAAAAGAGTAGTGGATACAGAAtagcagtaataataataaagaacatgTATGACTTTGGTAGTGAAAGGGTGCCACAATTCTAataatttgatctttttttatatgttgaatttttttaatatatatatctatatgcATGTTTAGACTTCTCAAATGCCCCACCACCCTCTCAACAGTATGCTTCTGGCTCCTTTAAGTTACCATTGCTTGTAATTACATAGTACAGAAGGTGTTTAATGTGGAAGGGCTAAAGAAATCTGTAATTACAGATCTGAAGTGTGAACCCATGCAGACTTCCACAGACCGCCTTGATCATTTCATTGTGATGCTGATTTACAGGCAGGAAAACCTTTACTGACATTCAGTTCACATATCAGCAGGTTTCTTGGGCCTGACATTAGTTTTATGTCAGTCAATTGGAAATTaattcagatgtgtgtgtgtgtgtgtgtgtgtctgtgtattagCTTATGAATGTATGGTCCATGGTTTTATACATGTTGTTAAAACACGCCTTGCCAACTGATGTGTGTGAAAGGATTGCTGTGGTGATCAGCAAATACGTGATTTTCGTTATTTTCTGATGTTCACCAGTATTGATGTATAGTTTCtataaaaaagtttttgttttttttcataatagtaATTTATTAcatcttttattgttgtttttcataTGTACAAATCAAACAGTAGCTCTAAAGTGAgaatcatttttactttttgggAAGATGTTTTAGATcatgattttacatttaaatgcatttgggAGTGAGCGGGTGGTTGGCGTTTTAAAGatagtttcttttatttttgcaccattattgtatttgctttattttgcaCCTACTCTGATTACATGCTGTACATAATATGACCTCCACAGTCTGGACAGTCAGGTTGTTTCCATGTGGAGGTTAGTCAAGGGTGGAGCCCTGATGACAAGCGGGTCCCGTTAcgaagttaattaaaaaaattagaaaaatcCAACAACCTCCTGATTAGAATACTTAGCCCTCAAACACAGGCCTCCAGTTCAGCATGTGGCATCCCAGCAGGGATGGTGCGTAACACTGGCAGGCAGGCGGGAAATCCGATCCGGAGAAGAAGCGGTCCTTGTGTACAGACACATGCCCTCTTATTTCTTtctaatgttgtttttattctttgacTCTACACTGTCTGGAAAACGAACTCTGCTAACTGTCCAATTTGTCAAtatacttgaaaaaaaaattagcattcaaaCTGACACGGTTAAATAAAAGAGGGTTACAAAGCTACTGTTTACTATATGTAATACTTAAAATCAGTGGCAAACACACAGTGGCACATACAGGTGAGTGAGAGAAAAGCTAAGCAGGTTTTAACCAGGACACAGTGAAGTGCAGAGATCTGAGGAATTCTGCAACAGCGCTGGAGGAGGATGCGCCTTTCTTCCTGATGCTATATTTAcaattcatttccatttcaaagaGCTCGATATTAGAAACCACCTCCATACCAAGAAGACTGTGTTATGTTTCCAGTTTTATGCAATCATGACCGAGCtgctgaagagaaaaaaaaaaaaatcacccaatataaactttattaaatttttttttttaattaaaagtactTACACAAGAGCATTATTTTGTGGAAAAGGGTGAAGgacaaaaacacataaataagaCAAACAAGGGTAAAGTGATTGTCTGAGGTTGAGAGAACATCAGTGAGTTTTGCCTCCTCTGGGCTCTGTGGCCTTGGCGAGGTTCCCCGTCTCTTTCTTCAGGACGCTCAGCAGTGTCTGAGAGCTTTCTAGAATCTGAGACAGAAGGGATGCGGTGTTAAAATATGGTTCTTGGCTGAAGTAACAGTTATAACAAGGGTGACGTGTGCACGTGCTATTCAGTCAGGGGGGAAATGCGTGTTTCGCCGGGGtttgttagttttaattagCAGGACGTGTAGGTGTTAAGCAGCCTGTGGTCTAATTGGTCTGGAAGTGACACCGACGCTGCATGAGTAGCTGACAtgtaaacacagacaaattTGTGAGTTCAACATGAAGCCAGAGCAACCCAGCTGTCATGTCAGCAAATACCAGCCTAGGCTGTTACCCTGCTGCAGATGCTCATTAACTACAGAATACTCTACCAAGTCAGGGAGAACAAATGATCGCACAATTTTACTCTATGCAATTTAGCAAATGCACTGTATTAACTTTTGCTCCAAATTCATTTGTCTAATTATGTATACGGAGGTGAACTGCCTTATGAATAATTTATGACCACCAATTCAGCATGCACATGACTAATGAGGTAATAGAACTGATTTGCAATTGACAATAATGCGGTACAATTAATTTTTGAGTGCAGTTTATGAACCTACTCAGCTTCCAAACCGTACAGTGCTGCACTAGGCTTACACACCTCCCCTTACAGTTAGTAATTTAGACCACAGGAAGACACCCACGATGACTCCACCacatgaactgttttttttttccagacatgGAATGTCAGAGGAGTGGGTGGGTGCCGTCAGAATGTcagagggtggtggtagcctagtgggtaacacactcgcctacgaaccagaagacccaggttcaaaccccacttactaccatcgtgtccctgagcaagatacttaaccctaagttgctccagtcgctctggataagggcatctgataaatgctgtaaaagtaaaagtaaaggaGGATACTACACCCCATATGAGCTACTGTTGCAGAATGCCCAAGGATCAAACCGTACGAAAAACTTAAGATTACGATCGCAGTgtggtatctcactatgggaacatGCCCCTCACGTCGTTCCTCAGAAGCACTCTCCCAATACGCCAGTCCTGACTGTATACCAGCACAATTGCCAGCCATACTCGCTACGCTGTGCCGAGTATATACACACCACAATGCTGAATTACTGCTCCAGTCTACCTCGGCAAAAGAGGGTGGTAAGATACCTCATTCATGCTATCAGTGAACCAGGGTTACGATCGAGAACTTTAAGTTCTCTTTCGAGCATTCATTttggtatctcactatgggataTGCTGACTATGccacacaccattcaccaatctGCCCTCGTGACCCCCGGAACGTTCCGGAACGGCCATCGCCAAAAGTCCCCACTCTGTCCTCTGACAGGGGCACTGTGGAAGGAAAGCCCTAGGAAGGAAACTGACCGTGAGGGGCTCATCGCGCTCTTCTCTCAGTCTATAGAGAAGCGTAGATCCCATGAGCATTAGGAGCATTCTGGCGTGTGTCAGTCCCTGCTCGTCAGACCGGATTATTCCCCAAATTGGAGCCTGTAACCGCTGGTTATGGTTAAGCGCCCAGTTCACATGTGCCCCCTCCAAGGGCGTTGTGGTGAGATCACGGCCTTTGGCAAAATTAGTCATTATGGCGGAGCATGAGCCCCATCTTGTTGTAATATTGGGCACTGGTATGTGCTTATGGAACAGAGTTGAGAGTTGTCGTGAACTGTGAGCGCCATGGCGGCCTCTGCACGGGGAACGTGCCCTCTGAACTGGGAAGGCTCGCATCTGGCTGGGCGTGCCCTCGGGGTCAGGAGCAGCGCGCTAGGCGGTGCAGTGGGGGGGCTGTTGACCTCACCCAGGCACCCTTCATCTCAGGAGGCTTGGCTTCGGGCAGAGGTGTGGTGGCTGGCGTCTCGGGACGCGGTACACCGGGGGGGGTCAGCTCGCAGGATGCGCGAACGTTCTGCTGCGGATCTGGCGGCAGTGGAGGCAGTGCCTTTCTCAGAAGGCATGGGACCGAAGCTGGACCGGTTCAACCAGCGCGCTTGCGTGACCCTCATAGCGCAGCCCGACGATTGAACGGCACATCTGTGGAGGCCCATGTCGGCCCATTCCAGTGCTGACCCTCTCTGGACGGGGTTCTTGGCCGAGAATGGATTGCTCCATGAACGTGTGGCCTCCTCCAGGCAAAAGCCGGCAACGGCTGTCGGGTGGAGAATTGCGCCTCGGCAACCACTTGCCCTCGTGATCTTAGCCAACGTGACGTGCGGCGGCTGAACTCATTCAGTGAGCCAGTTGAGCCAGTCTTACTTTATTGCATCTTCCGAGGTAACAGTAAGCTTCTTTTGAGAGTGAGAAGAGGTAAAAAGAGTAAAGCACTGACGCAGCAACACGGTATATATATACTCGTGCACCACACAGCGCACGCATCACAATTGCCAGCCAGTCAGCACTGGCGAATTGGGAGAGTGCTTCTGAGGAACGAGCCGAAGGGGGCCTGTGCCCATAGTGAGATATCAAAACGAATGCTTGAATGAGAAATGGAGCTATTAACAATCTTGAGGaacataaatatcataaatccACAGTTCCACACacgcagagaaaaaaaaccattCTCTAATCTTCAGCCTCCAGTCAGCAGATGTGTAAAGATCCAGTTGTTTGTAATGGCTCCACTACACAATTGCTCATAGTTTATCACATAtccaataaaacaaatgaagagCACCACAATAGGTTCCCCATGAAACATGGCCATTTCAGCAGTCAGAATAAGCACATCAGGTGTAGATTTCAAACCTTCATGTAGGCAGCCTCTGTCTCCGCAATGGTGCGGTCGAAGTCAGCGCGGGCGGCCATGCGCCGGGCGAGGCTCTCATTGACTCGGCTGAGCTTCTCGGTTAGGATGCGAATGTCGTGCTGCAGGCGagccttctcctcctcctcctgctgaaTCTGCCGGTGGAGCTCTTCCCGCTTCGAGCACAGCTCCTCGATGCCTGAGAA contains:
- the ssna1 gene encoding microtubule nucleation factor SSNA1; translated protein: MSQQGAALQTYNNELVKCIEELCSKREELHRQIQQEEEEKARLQHDIRILTEKLSRVNESLARRMAARADFDRTIAETEAAYMKILESSQTLLSVLKKETGNLAKATEPRGGKTH